In Malus sylvestris chromosome 16, drMalSylv7.2, whole genome shotgun sequence, the following are encoded in one genomic region:
- the LOC126608324 gene encoding alpha/beta hydrolase domain-containing protein WAV2-like translates to MVSYVNALLYGVGGLVVAGMALLVALQERLIYLPVLPGFTKSYPITPARLRLTYEDVWLRSSDGVHLHAWFIKLFPHCRGPTLLFFQENAGNIAHRLEMVQIMLQKLQCNVFMLSYRGYGASEGYPSQHGIIKDA, encoded by the coding sequence ATGGTGTCGTACGTAAACGCGCTGCTGTACGGGGTGGGCGGCCTGGTGGTGGCCGGCATGGCATTGCTCGTCGCCCTCCAGGAGCGGCTTATCTACCTCCCCGTCCTGCCGGGTTTCACCAAGTCCTACCCGATTACCCCTGCCCGCCTACGCCTCACTTACGAGGACGTCTGGCTCCGCTCCTCCGACGGCGTTCACCTCCACGCTTGGTTCATCAAGCTCTTCCCCCACTGCCGAGGTCCAACCCTTTTGTTTTTCCAAGAAAATGCTGGAAACATTGCTCATCGCCTCGAAATGGTCCAGATAATGTTACAGAAATTGCAATGTAACGTGTTCATGCTTTCATATCGAGGTTATGGAGCAAGTGAAGGATATCCTTCCCAGCATGGGATCATAAAAGATGCTTAG